Proteins co-encoded in one Kribbella qitaiheensis genomic window:
- a CDS encoding ThuA domain-containing protein, which translates to MTIRVLVWGENRHEQVEPHVAEIYPDGMHSTIAAGISDNLGAEATVATTTLDEPEHGLTEEVLAATDVLVWWGHAAHGEVDDKVVGRVYQHVLAGMGMVVLHSGHWSKIFGKLMGTSCTLRWRSERDRELVWTINPTHPIAQGVPHPIVIEQQEMYGEFFDIPVPDELIFVSSFSGGEVFRSGCTFHRGHGKIFYFSPGDQDFPVYHHKDVRKVIANGVAWAKTDRPERAVPTLLRYETGDFFNGHGYGGPIEEPADA; encoded by the coding sequence ATGACGATTCGCGTACTCGTCTGGGGCGAGAACCGGCACGAGCAGGTCGAGCCGCACGTCGCCGAGATCTACCCCGACGGCATGCACAGCACGATCGCCGCCGGGATCAGCGACAACCTCGGAGCCGAAGCGACGGTCGCCACGACGACTCTCGACGAACCCGAGCACGGCCTGACCGAGGAGGTGCTGGCGGCGACCGACGTACTGGTGTGGTGGGGGCACGCCGCGCATGGCGAAGTGGACGACAAGGTGGTCGGCCGGGTCTACCAGCACGTGCTGGCCGGGATGGGCATGGTCGTACTGCACTCCGGCCACTGGTCGAAGATCTTCGGCAAGTTGATGGGGACCTCGTGCACCCTGCGCTGGCGCAGCGAACGGGATCGCGAGCTGGTCTGGACGATCAACCCGACCCATCCGATCGCGCAAGGGGTGCCACATCCGATCGTGATCGAGCAGCAGGAGATGTACGGCGAGTTCTTCGACATCCCGGTGCCGGACGAGCTGATCTTCGTCTCGTCGTTCTCCGGCGGCGAGGTGTTCCGGTCCGGCTGCACGTTCCACCGCGGGCACGGGAAGATCTTCTACTTCTCCCCTGGCGATCAGGACTTCCCGGTATACCACCACAAGGACGTCCGCAAGGTGATCGCGAACGGCGTCGCGTGGGCCAAGACGGACCGTCCGGAGCGGGCGGTGCCGACGCTGCTGCGGTACGAGACCGGTGACTTCTTCAACGGGCACGGGTACGGCGGGCCGATCGAGGAGCCGGCGGATGCCTGA
- a CDS encoding sugar ABC transporter substrate-binding protein, translating into MISKRMTAALAGATTLSLVLAACGGNGGSSSTSSGDSVKSLSILDYYNNDPDKALVQKGLDSCATKLGITIQRETVPGDTLIQKVLQQASSKTLPDVLMLDNPDVQQIAATGALAPLNDLGVSADGFAKGIVDATSYDGKLYGLAPVVNTIALFYNTQMLADAGVQPPKTWDELKAAAKKLTQPGRYGIAFNANATYEGAWQFLPAMWTNGGDETDLNTPQVSEALQLWVDLVQSGSASKSVINWTQGDAKDQFVAGKAAMMVNGPWQIPALQKSPNVKWDVVQFPVNKAGQTPTAPLGGEAWTVPLNKDQAKQQKAADFVKCLTSDENEMAWAKARFTVPTRTALLDQYVKEVPSMKAFTEQVVNARARTGKLGDKWPEAAKVIYQAIALALTGKSSAQDAFKQAAGG; encoded by the coding sequence ATGATCAGCAAGCGGATGACCGCTGCGCTGGCGGGCGCGACCACGCTGTCGCTCGTGCTGGCAGCCTGCGGCGGCAACGGCGGATCGTCGTCGACCTCGTCCGGCGACAGTGTCAAGAGTCTGTCGATCCTGGACTACTACAACAACGACCCCGACAAGGCACTGGTCCAGAAGGGCCTCGACTCCTGCGCCACCAAGCTCGGCATCACGATCCAGCGGGAGACGGTGCCTGGTGACACCTTGATCCAGAAAGTGCTGCAGCAGGCCTCGTCGAAGACGCTGCCCGACGTACTGATGCTCGACAACCCGGACGTACAGCAGATCGCCGCGACCGGCGCGCTGGCCCCTCTGAACGATCTCGGCGTCAGCGCCGACGGATTCGCGAAGGGCATCGTCGACGCGACGTCGTACGACGGGAAGCTCTACGGGCTGGCCCCGGTGGTGAACACGATCGCGTTGTTCTACAACACCCAGATGCTCGCCGACGCCGGTGTCCAGCCGCCGAAGACCTGGGACGAGCTGAAGGCTGCCGCCAAGAAGCTGACCCAACCCGGCCGCTACGGCATCGCGTTCAACGCGAACGCGACGTACGAAGGTGCCTGGCAGTTCTTGCCGGCGATGTGGACCAACGGTGGCGACGAGACCGATCTGAACACCCCGCAGGTGTCGGAGGCCCTGCAGCTGTGGGTGGATCTCGTCCAGTCAGGGTCGGCCTCGAAGAGCGTCATCAACTGGACGCAGGGCGACGCCAAGGATCAGTTCGTGGCCGGCAAGGCCGCGATGATGGTGAACGGTCCGTGGCAGATCCCGGCGTTGCAGAAGAGCCCGAACGTCAAGTGGGACGTGGTCCAGTTCCCGGTGAACAAGGCCGGGCAGACTCCGACCGCGCCGCTGGGCGGTGAAGCCTGGACGGTCCCGCTGAACAAGGACCAGGCCAAGCAGCAGAAGGCCGCCGACTTCGTGAAGTGCCTGACCTCGGACGAGAACGAGATGGCCTGGGCGAAGGCCCGGTTCACGGTGCCGACGCGGACCGCGCTGCTCGACCAGTACGTCAAGGAAGTCCCGTCGATGAAGGCCTTCACCGAGCAGGTCGTGAACGCCCGGGCCCGGACCGGCAAGCTCGGCGACAAATGGCCGGAGGCGGCCAAGGTGATCTATCAGGCGATCGCGCTGGCACTGACCGGTAAGTCCTCGGCCCAGGACGCCTTCAAGCAGGCTGCCGGCGGCTGA
- a CDS encoding recombinase family protein — translation MDLTPDEGAAAVERHPCPNCEVPPGSACRTRGGKTAAKYYTARFVLVAALREELAVPVPASRRPGTPWVQGPEAASAEPDSTGVPIRIGYARCSTAQQELQTQLDALERAHCTRVFSEKISTRIKVRPELEKALALAHDIKQAAPDQPVILTVHEMKRLARNAAELMVLSAQLQAGGIGLELLAGPLTGVYDPNGMGSMLFAVCAVAAQLDRNYIREKTLEGQQLAASKGNHGGRPKVIDDDMLVFARALRDRGTPIGEIAQKLTIGTGKSAGQQPSVASLYRALAETHGTQAT, via the coding sequence ATGGATCTGACACCTGACGAAGGCGCGGCCGCGGTAGAGCGGCATCCGTGCCCGAACTGCGAGGTACCGCCCGGCAGCGCGTGCCGCACTCGCGGTGGCAAGACCGCCGCGAAGTACTACACGGCTCGGTTTGTCTTGGTGGCTGCGCTGCGTGAAGAGCTGGCTGTCCCGGTGCCGGCCAGCCGGCGGCCCGGTACGCCGTGGGTGCAGGGGCCGGAAGCCGCTTCGGCCGAGCCGGACAGCACCGGCGTACCGATCCGGATCGGCTACGCCCGCTGCTCGACAGCCCAGCAGGAGCTGCAGACCCAGCTCGACGCTCTGGAGCGGGCACACTGCACGCGGGTGTTCTCCGAGAAGATCAGCACCAGGATCAAGGTCCGGCCCGAACTGGAGAAGGCACTCGCGCTGGCCCACGACATCAAACAAGCCGCACCGGACCAGCCGGTGATCCTCACCGTGCACGAGATGAAGCGTCTGGCCCGTAACGCGGCCGAGTTGATGGTGCTGTCGGCTCAGCTGCAGGCCGGCGGAATCGGCCTCGAACTGCTCGCCGGGCCGTTGACCGGCGTGTACGACCCGAACGGCATGGGCTCCATGCTGTTCGCCGTGTGTGCGGTCGCCGCCCAGCTGGACCGCAACTACATCCGCGAGAAGACCCTCGAAGGACAACAGCTCGCCGCGAGCAAAGGCAACCACGGCGGCCGCCCGAAGGTCATCGACGACGACATGCTCGTGTTCGCCCGCGCGCTGCGCGACCGCGGCACCCCCATCGGGGAGATCGCCCAGAAGCTCACCATCGGCACCGGGAAGAGCGCCGGCCAGCAGCCCTCGGTCGCCTCGCTCTACCGGGCCCTGGCCGAAACGCACGGCACCCAAGCCACGTAG
- a CDS encoding helix-turn-helix domain-containing protein, with translation MKRKVSYTWRLRDVMAEHRVFTATELMPLLRERGVDLSASQIRRLVSGTPERLSLQVLSEFCDILSCTPADLVATTAENAGVRKTATGDLAAPAPAVAKLRPRPARILPEQ, from the coding sequence ATGAAGCGCAAGGTCAGCTACACCTGGCGGCTGCGAGACGTGATGGCCGAGCATCGCGTGTTCACCGCGACCGAGCTGATGCCGCTGCTGCGTGAGCGCGGTGTCGACCTGTCCGCCTCCCAGATCCGTCGCCTCGTGTCCGGCACCCCCGAGCGGTTGTCGCTGCAGGTCCTGTCCGAGTTCTGCGACATCTTGTCTTGCACTCCTGCCGACCTGGTGGCCACCACCGCCGAGAACGCCGGCGTCCGCAAAACCGCCACCGGGGATCTCGCAGCCCCGGCCCCGGCCGTCGCGAAACTTCGTCCCCGCCCGGCCCGCATCCTGCCCGAACAGTGA
- a CDS encoding SDR family oxidoreductase, with translation MTESVGARGVALVTGGSRGIGAGAAVALAEDGWDVAVSYRTQADEAAEVVAACEALGRRAVAVQADVAEVNDIERLFETVTNELGRIGAVINNAGIVSPAGRVADYDLARLDRVFRINTIGAFLVAGAAVRRMSTARGGKGGVIVNVSSRGAVLGSANEYVDYASSKAAVDTLTIGLANEVASEGIRVVGIRPGLIETDIHEEGRLERIGTTPPLGRPGKVEEVAALIAFLASDRASYMTGSLVDVAGGR, from the coding sequence ATGACTGAGAGCGTGGGTGCGCGTGGGGTTGCGCTGGTGACGGGTGGCAGCCGGGGGATCGGGGCCGGTGCGGCGGTTGCGCTGGCTGAGGACGGCTGGGATGTGGCGGTGAGCTACCGCACGCAGGCCGACGAAGCCGCCGAGGTTGTCGCGGCTTGTGAGGCGCTCGGGCGCCGGGCAGTCGCGGTTCAGGCTGACGTTGCCGAGGTCAACGACATCGAGCGTCTCTTCGAGACCGTGACCAACGAGCTGGGGCGGATCGGTGCCGTGATCAACAATGCCGGCATCGTGTCGCCTGCGGGCCGCGTCGCCGACTACGACCTGGCCAGGCTCGACCGGGTGTTCCGGATCAACACGATCGGCGCGTTCCTGGTCGCAGGCGCCGCCGTACGCCGGATGTCGACCGCGCGCGGCGGCAAGGGTGGCGTCATCGTCAACGTGTCGTCGCGAGGAGCGGTGCTCGGCTCCGCGAACGAGTACGTCGACTACGCGAGCAGCAAGGCAGCCGTGGACACGTTGACCATCGGCCTGGCGAACGAAGTCGCGAGCGAGGGGATCCGAGTGGTCGGGATCCGCCCCGGGCTGATCGAGACCGACATCCACGAAGAAGGCCGGCTGGAACGGATCGGTACGACGCCACCGCTGGGCCGGCCCGGAAAGGTCGAGGAGGTCGCGGCCCTGATCGCCTTCCTGGCCTCGGACCGCGCCTCCTACATGACCGGCTCGCTGGTAGACGTCGCCGGCGGCCGCTAA
- a CDS encoding LacI family DNA-binding transcriptional regulator, with product MRDVARQAGVSIATVSFLLNDTKPVTAATRARIEQAMTELGYRRNVVARALASRRTHIIAMAYPALDHRFGFSAAEFFTSAADAARKQDYHLVLWPVGNDGMELRELVGQGLVDGVVLMEVQLEDPRIGILQKTETPFAMIGRTTELAGLSHVDIDFDTTVESAIGHLHGLGHRKLVLVSGDLTDPRFHNYGPYVRTEAAYRRIAAEYGVQVVVLECADTTRAGQEAAARLMREHPDTTAVLVLNEYAGLGVASGLNRLGYDVPAEISILALLMAPETAALSDPELTIMRTPGPELGQLGTEALIRQLEGADPLPPQLVAADLLPGATIAPPRRGKTHPKARVKSGR from the coding sequence ATGCGAGACGTGGCGCGTCAGGCAGGCGTGTCGATCGCCACCGTTTCCTTCCTGCTGAACGACACCAAGCCGGTGACGGCGGCGACCCGGGCGAGGATCGAGCAGGCCATGACGGAGCTCGGCTACCGCCGCAACGTCGTGGCCCGTGCGCTGGCCAGCCGGCGGACGCACATCATCGCGATGGCGTACCCGGCGCTCGATCACCGGTTCGGCTTCTCGGCCGCAGAGTTCTTCACGAGTGCGGCCGACGCGGCGCGCAAGCAGGACTACCACCTAGTGCTGTGGCCCGTCGGCAACGACGGCATGGAGCTTCGCGAACTGGTCGGGCAGGGACTGGTCGACGGCGTGGTGCTGATGGAGGTGCAGCTCGAAGATCCGCGGATCGGCATCCTGCAGAAGACCGAGACGCCGTTCGCGATGATCGGCCGGACCACCGAGCTCGCGGGGCTGTCGCACGTCGACATCGACTTCGATACCACCGTCGAGAGCGCGATCGGCCATCTCCACGGCCTGGGACACCGCAAACTCGTGCTGGTCTCCGGTGACCTCACCGACCCGCGCTTCCACAACTACGGGCCCTACGTCCGCACAGAGGCGGCGTACCGGCGGATCGCCGCGGAGTACGGCGTACAGGTCGTCGTGCTGGAGTGCGCGGACACGACCCGGGCCGGGCAGGAGGCCGCGGCGCGGCTGATGCGCGAGCACCCGGACACCACGGCCGTGCTGGTTCTGAACGAGTACGCCGGACTCGGGGTCGCCTCCGGCCTCAATCGGCTCGGGTACGACGTACCGGCGGAGATCTCGATTCTCGCGCTCCTGATGGCTCCCGAGACCGCGGCGTTGTCCGACCCCGAACTCACCATCATGCGAACACCCGGCCCCGAGCTGGGTCAGCTGGGCACCGAGGCCCTCATCCGCCAACTGGAAGGCGCCGACCCGCTCCCACCGCAACTGGTAGCTGCCGACCTCCTCCCCGGCGCCACCATAGCCCCACCCCGGCGCGGCAAGACGCATCCGAAGGCACGGGTGAAATCAGGGCGTTGA
- a CDS encoding adenylate/guanylate cyclase domain-containing protein, which produces MLSESDAEVVLQRRPFGSWLLGRADQSPRMLRLRAQSLLTVFSIGTNVIGALVVVVLAVWVLPGPVSTHELVVARSIAIPAYFVVAVIIGSWWSTRLGLRVTKWVLEDRPATRREQIATLQLPLRLTMIEVFLWLLATVGFSVLTLVLQPDSVLRVLVTTFDGGIVTCAASYLLTEFALRPIAARALADEAPPRRLLAAGLKARTVFFWAVGSGVPVVGLMLTAVLALIEGDVTATRLSVIILALGTVVLVCGLILTTLSARSVVAPVRSVRNALTLIGRGDLDVRIPVFDGTELGSLQAGFNRMAAGLRERERLRDLFGRYVGPSVVREALTSDTLGGEERFVAVLFVDLTGSTELAATRPPGEVVELLNRFFALVVDEVDAAGGFVNKFAGDAVLAVFGAPTELPDAAGSALQAGRALARRLSEELPEATAGIGVTAGIVVAGTVGDVRRYEYTVIGDPVNEAARLTEIAKTVPGRLVASMTAVTEAAPAEAAHWQPGKEITVRGRTQPTRLATPQVPSSTP; this is translated from the coding sequence GTGTTGTCGGAGAGTGATGCCGAGGTGGTGTTGCAGCGGCGCCCGTTCGGCTCGTGGCTGCTGGGGCGCGCCGATCAGAGTCCGCGGATGCTGCGCTTGCGGGCCCAGTCACTGCTGACGGTCTTCTCCATCGGCACGAACGTCATCGGCGCCCTCGTGGTGGTCGTACTCGCCGTGTGGGTGCTGCCCGGTCCGGTCAGCACCCACGAGCTCGTCGTGGCCCGGTCGATCGCGATCCCGGCGTACTTCGTGGTCGCGGTGATCATCGGATCGTGGTGGAGCACGCGGCTCGGGCTCCGGGTCACCAAGTGGGTCCTCGAAGACCGCCCGGCCACCCGCCGCGAGCAGATCGCGACGCTTCAGCTCCCGCTCCGGCTGACGATGATCGAGGTGTTCCTCTGGTTGCTGGCGACGGTGGGCTTCAGCGTGCTCACGCTGGTCCTGCAACCAGACAGCGTTCTCCGCGTTCTGGTCACGACGTTCGACGGCGGCATCGTCACCTGTGCCGCCTCCTACCTGCTGACCGAGTTCGCCCTCCGCCCGATCGCAGCCCGCGCTCTTGCCGATGAGGCTCCCCCACGTCGGCTGCTGGCCGCTGGGCTGAAGGCGCGCACGGTGTTCTTCTGGGCGGTCGGATCGGGTGTCCCGGTAGTGGGGCTGATGCTGACCGCCGTACTCGCGCTGATCGAAGGCGACGTCACCGCGACCCGGCTCTCGGTGATCATCCTTGCCCTCGGCACCGTAGTACTGGTCTGCGGCTTGATCCTGACCACGCTCTCCGCGCGTTCCGTCGTCGCTCCCGTCCGTTCGGTACGGAACGCGTTGACGTTGATCGGACGCGGCGATCTGGACGTCCGCATCCCGGTCTTCGACGGCACCGAACTCGGCTCGCTCCAAGCCGGCTTCAACCGGATGGCAGCCGGCCTGCGCGAGCGGGAACGACTTCGCGATCTCTTCGGCCGGTACGTCGGACCGTCGGTGGTGCGGGAGGCCCTGACCAGTGACACTCTCGGCGGCGAGGAACGCTTCGTCGCGGTTCTGTTCGTCGACCTGACCGGCTCGACCGAGCTAGCGGCGACCCGGCCGCCCGGCGAGGTGGTCGAACTGCTGAACCGCTTCTTCGCTCTCGTCGTCGACGAGGTGGACGCGGCCGGCGGGTTCGTCAACAAGTTCGCCGGCGACGCCGTACTCGCTGTCTTCGGCGCCCCTACTGAACTACCAGACGCGGCAGGGAGCGCTCTCCAAGCCGGCCGTGCGCTGGCCCGCCGGCTCAGTGAAGAGTTGCCCGAGGCAACGGCCGGCATCGGGGTCACCGCCGGTATCGTCGTCGCAGGTACGGTCGGCGACGTCCGCCGCTACGAATACACCGTCATAGGCGACCCGGTGAACGAAGCGGCCCGCCTCACCGAAATCGCGAAGACGGTCCCCGGCCGCCTGGTCGCGTCCATGACCGCGGTAACCGAAGCCGCCCCCGCCGAAGCCGCGCATTGGCAACCCGGCAAGGAGATCACCGTCCGCGGCCGCACCCAGCCCACCCGCCTCGCTACGCCGCAAGTTCCTTCGTCAACGCCCTGA
- a CDS encoding carbohydrate ABC transporter permease, whose amino-acid sequence MSKRITDSTARRVTYTVIGVLILGVMLFPVYWMVNASLQPSGNTLTAGFLPLDPTFAGYRRALSEQGGNLVTSMIIAAGTVVLSLAIATPCAYALSQFRSRWVSIGLLAILISQMIPGIVIANALYMAYEKVGLLNSIPGLIVANCSSAIPFAILILRSFMLSVPPSLVEAARVDGAGLFRAFVAIVLPISKNSLITAGLFSFLFSWSDFLFALTLTTKGGVRPVTLGIYQYLGTQVQNWNAVMATAVLSAIPAIVLLVAAQKYIAAGAIGGAVK is encoded by the coding sequence ATGAGCAAGCGGATCACCGACTCCACAGCCCGTCGGGTGACCTACACCGTGATCGGCGTACTGATCCTGGGCGTGATGCTCTTCCCGGTGTACTGGATGGTGAACGCCTCACTGCAGCCGTCCGGGAACACCTTGACCGCCGGCTTCCTGCCGCTCGACCCGACGTTCGCCGGCTACCGGCGGGCGCTCAGCGAACAGGGCGGCAACCTGGTCACCAGCATGATCATCGCGGCCGGAACCGTGGTGCTCAGCCTGGCGATCGCCACCCCGTGCGCGTACGCGCTCTCGCAATTCCGGTCCCGTTGGGTCTCGATCGGCTTGCTGGCGATCCTGATCTCGCAGATGATCCCGGGCATCGTGATCGCCAACGCGCTCTACATGGCGTACGAAAAGGTCGGGCTGCTGAACTCGATCCCCGGGCTGATCGTGGCCAACTGCAGCAGCGCCATCCCGTTCGCGATCCTGATCCTGCGCTCGTTCATGCTCTCGGTGCCGCCATCGTTGGTGGAGGCCGCGCGGGTGGACGGCGCCGGGCTGTTCCGCGCGTTCGTCGCGATCGTGCTGCCGATCAGCAAGAACTCGCTGATCACCGCGGGGTTGTTCAGCTTCCTGTTCTCCTGGAGCGACTTCCTGTTCGCGCTGACCTTGACCACCAAGGGCGGCGTCCGGCCAGTGACGCTCGGGATCTATCAGTACCTCGGCACCCAGGTACAGAACTGGAACGCGGTGATGGCGACCGCGGTCCTCTCGGCGATCCCGGCCATCGTGCTGCTGGTCGCAGCGCAGAAGTACATCGCCGCCGGCGCCATCGGCGGAGCCGTCAAGTAA
- a CDS encoding carbohydrate ABC transporter permease: MAHATLTRNDAAASGRKPARRPTGRRHRGEDLTKLLFVLPAILAMVALFGYPVVKNLLMSLQDYSLRTFFTGEAPWVGLKNYTTVVKDQLFSQAMTNTALFTIGSIAFQFAIGLALALFFHKKFPLSGVLRSLLLLPWLLPLIVSSATWRSILEQDSGILNRTLAGLHLINEPVPWLNSPSVALIVVIGVNIWIGIPFNVTLLYSGLSEIPDELYEAGQLDGATGWRAFWYITWPNLRAVASVLLMLGVVYTIKVLDIILGLTGGGPANATQTLATQSYERSFVDFKFGEGAALSNILIAISLAFAVLYLRGTRRAADE, translated from the coding sequence ATGGCTCATGCGACGTTGACTCGCAACGACGCCGCGGCGTCCGGCCGGAAGCCTGCTCGCAGGCCGACCGGTCGGCGCCACCGCGGCGAGGATCTGACCAAGCTGCTGTTCGTACTGCCCGCAATCCTGGCGATGGTCGCGCTGTTCGGCTATCCGGTCGTGAAGAACCTGTTGATGAGCCTGCAGGACTACAGCCTGCGGACCTTCTTCACCGGCGAGGCACCCTGGGTCGGCCTGAAGAACTACACCACGGTCGTGAAGGACCAGCTGTTCTCGCAGGCGATGACGAACACGGCACTGTTCACCATCGGCTCGATCGCGTTCCAGTTCGCGATCGGGCTGGCGCTGGCGCTGTTCTTCCACAAGAAGTTCCCGCTCAGCGGCGTACTGCGATCGCTGCTCCTGCTGCCCTGGCTGCTGCCGTTGATCGTGTCGAGTGCGACCTGGCGCTCGATCCTCGAGCAGGACAGCGGCATCCTGAACCGCACCCTGGCCGGGCTGCACCTGATCAACGAACCGGTGCCGTGGCTGAACTCGCCGTCGGTCGCCCTGATCGTGGTGATCGGCGTGAACATCTGGATCGGCATCCCGTTCAACGTGACGCTGCTGTACTCCGGTCTGAGTGAGATCCCGGACGAGCTGTACGAGGCGGGGCAGCTGGACGGCGCCACGGGTTGGCGCGCGTTCTGGTACATCACCTGGCCGAACCTGCGCGCGGTGGCGAGTGTGCTGCTGATGCTCGGGGTCGTCTACACGATCAAGGTGCTGGACATCATCCTCGGCCTGACCGGCGGTGGACCGGCCAATGCGACCCAGACGTTGGCGACCCAGTCGTACGAGCGGTCGTTCGTCGACTTCAAGTTCGGCGAAGGCGCCGCGCTGAGCAACATCCTGATCGCGATCTCGCTGGCGTTCGCGGTCCTCTATCTGCGCGGCACCCGTCGTGCCGCCGACGAGTAG
- a CDS encoding Gfo/Idh/MocA family protein encodes MPEPLRLLQVGAGGMGQAWLRTISENPDVVLAGLVDLDVDAARAAADEHGYCDVPVAASIDELADSADAVIDVTVPAAHPKVSVDALLRGLPVLCEKPLAETVRECLAMVAASEVSGKLLMVSQSRRYFRAGSAFGRQMAELGAVGSLSCEFFKAPHFSGFRERMAEPLLVDMAIHQFDLARKLIGSEPVSVYCESYNPDWSWFDGNAAASAIFRFADGTRFSFTGSWCAPGLETSWNGRWRASAAGGTATWDGDNAPVAELASGEALPAVLADDPEQIAGSLVEFVDAVRASTVPQSEVHSNVVSVAMVEAAVRSAALGTPVHVADVITDAYAEALATVEDATLHAALEAWPNVLKVVGLG; translated from the coding sequence ATGCCTGAACCCTTGCGGCTCCTGCAGGTAGGCGCCGGCGGCATGGGCCAGGCCTGGCTGCGGACCATTTCCGAAAACCCCGACGTCGTCCTGGCCGGCCTGGTCGATCTGGATGTCGACGCGGCTCGGGCCGCGGCCGACGAGCACGGGTACTGCGACGTGCCGGTTGCCGCCTCGATCGACGAGTTGGCTGACTCGGCGGACGCGGTCATCGACGTCACCGTGCCGGCCGCTCATCCGAAGGTCAGCGTGGATGCCTTGCTGCGTGGGCTCCCCGTTCTCTGTGAGAAGCCGCTCGCCGAGACTGTCCGGGAGTGCCTCGCGATGGTCGCCGCATCGGAGGTGAGCGGGAAGTTGCTGATGGTGTCGCAGTCCCGCCGCTACTTCCGGGCCGGATCGGCCTTCGGGCGGCAGATGGCCGAACTGGGTGCGGTCGGGTCGCTGTCCTGCGAGTTCTTCAAGGCTCCGCACTTCAGTGGCTTCCGGGAGCGGATGGCCGAACCGCTGCTCGTCGACATGGCGATCCACCAGTTCGACCTGGCCCGCAAGCTGATCGGCTCCGAGCCGGTCTCGGTGTATTGCGAGTCGTACAACCCGGACTGGAGCTGGTTCGACGGCAACGCGGCCGCGTCCGCGATCTTCCGGTTCGCCGACGGGACGCGATTCTCGTTCACCGGGAGCTGGTGCGCGCCTGGGCTGGAGACGTCATGGAACGGTCGGTGGCGAGCAAGTGCTGCCGGCGGTACTGCGACTTGGGACGGCGACAATGCGCCTGTCGCGGAGCTCGCTTCCGGTGAGGCGTTGCCGGCTGTACTGGCGGATGACCCCGAGCAGATCGCCGGTTCGCTGGTGGAGTTCGTCGACGCGGTGCGGGCATCGACGGTCCCGCAATCCGAGGTGCATTCCAACGTGGTCAGCGTCGCGATGGTGGAGGCCGCCGTACGGTCAGCTGCCCTTGGTACGCCGGTCCACGTCGCGGACGTGATCACCGACGCCTACGCCGAGGCCTTGGCGACGGTCGAGGACGCGACGCTGCACGCCGCTCTCGAGGCCTGGCCCAACGTGCTGAAGGTGGTCGGCCTGGGTTAG
- a CDS encoding tyrosine-type recombinase/integrase translates to MSTTPSGRPGRYTSRRHSPQQQFGIDQPRRDLPPGQRAGPVSKHLREGTHRGEHPLTVGGCTEVRPLFGTDQNPAAWPSERGLRIGCQRLNSRLIAYRQALGLDSGLDVHSFRRSYVTHLIEDGWDPRFVQEQVGHEHASTTSIYTCVSSDFRTRTLRRQLDATVAAALESQAGKEK, encoded by the coding sequence TTGTCGACCACACCATCCGGCAGACCCGGCCGGTACACCAGCCGGCGCCACTCGCCACAGCAGCAGTTCGGCATCGATCAGCCGCGCCGGGATCTGCCCCCCGGCCAACGTGCGGGACCGGTAAGCAAGCACCTCCGGGAGGGTACGCATCGCGGCGAGCACCCGCTGACCGTCGGCGGTTGCACCGAGGTCCGCCCCCTGTTCGGCACTGACCAGAATCCGGCGGCCTGGCCGTCGGAGCGTGGACTGCGGATCGGCTGCCAGCGCCTCAACTCCCGCCTGATCGCCTACCGCCAGGCGCTGGGCCTAGACAGTGGGCTGGACGTCCATTCCTTCCGCAGGTCCTATGTCACCCACCTGATCGAGGACGGCTGGGATCCACGTTTCGTCCAGGAACAGGTCGGCCACGAGCACGCCTCGACGACTTCGATCTACACCTGTGTGTCCTCGGACTTCCGCACCCGCACCCTGCGCCGGCAGCTGGATGCCACTGTCGCCGCAGCCCTTGAGTCCCAAGCTGGGAAGGAAAAATGA